Proteins co-encoded in one Sus scrofa isolate TJ Tabasco breed Duroc chromosome 14, Sscrofa11.1, whole genome shotgun sequence genomic window:
- the LOC102160869 gene encoding uncharacterized protein LOC102160869 isoform X1, with translation MAAPFRSEPPFLLVLLRYAPPPQPRRQDPAPPPFPREGPGIGAAPKGLRPDSRALTPGAPYKGMVGTEREAGVGAPPPGAASRLVSAERRPSAESPQLGGFSLPPAALESDKTVSHSLGSRYLWDEYRSPHRNLKNPLVYCWTDMQFPVMDSDPSQASPLPTGLPPQSTANG, from the exons ATGGCAGCGCCGTTCAGATCGGAGCCACCATTCCTATTGGTCCTGCTTAGATATGCCCCGCCCCCACAACCGCGCCGCCAagaccccgccccgcccccattCCCAAGGGAGGGGCCTGGGATTGGGGCTGCGCCTAAGGGATTGCGACCGGATTCCCGAGCCCTAACGCCGGGCGCTCCTTATAAGGGCATGGTGGGAACGGAACGTGAGGCTGGAGTCGGGGCCCCGCCCCCCGGGGCGGCCTCCCGCCTCGTCTCTGCGGAGCGCCGCCCCTCTGCAGAATCACCTCAGCTGGGCGGGTTCTCCTTACCTCCCGCGGCGCTGGAATCTGACAAGACTG tGTCACACTCCCTGGGGAGCAGATACCTTTGGGATGAATACAGATCCCCCCACAGGAACCTAAAGAACCCTCTTGTCTACTGTTGGACTGACATGCAATTCCCAGTGATGGACAGTGACCCAAGTCAGGCATCTCCCCTTCCCACAGGCCTACCTCCTCAATCCACAGCAAATGGGTGA